GCGCGAATGCCCGACCGGCATCGACATGGCGCGCATGAAGATCGAGGCCAACGCCGCCCGCGCCGCAACGCACGGCATCGCGTGGCGCGAGCGCCTCGTCGCCGAGCTGCCGCGCACCGCGCCCTGGGCCGCCGCGATTGCGCCGCTCTCCAACCTTCGCAACGCGAGCCCGCTGCTGCGCCGGCTCGGCGAGCGCACGCTCGGGCTCGCGGCGTCGCGCCCCCTGCCCGCCTTCCGCCGCGACGCCTTCCGCGACACCGAGATCGACGCGCCGACGGGCGCCGCGGACGAGGTGATCCTGCTTGCCGACACGTTCAACCGCTGGTTCGAGCCCGAGAACCTGCGCGCCGGCGTGCGCGTGCTGCGCCGCCTGGGCCTGCGCCCGGTGACGCCGCGCGCCGGCCGCCCGCTCTGCTGCGGGCGCACCTATCTCGCGGCCGGCCTCGTCGACCGCGCGCGGGCCGAGGCGCGGCGCCTCCTCGCCGCGCTCGCCGGCGGCATCGCACCGATCGTCGGGCTCGAGCCCTCCTGTCTGATGACCCTGCGCGACGAGCTGTCCGCGCTGCTGCCGGCACCCGAGGCGGAGGCGCTGGCCCGCCGCGCGCGGCTGTTCGGCGAGTTGGTGGCGGAACACGCCGACGCGGCCAGGGGCCGCTTCGCCCACGCCGGCACCGCGCACGTGCACGGCCACTGCCACCAGAAGGCGTTCGGCGCCTTCCCCGCCGGCCTCGCCGCGCTGCGGCTGGTCGACGGGCTCGAGGTGAAGCCGATCGAGTCCTCCTGCTGCGGCATGGCCGGCGCCTTCGGCTACGGCGCCGAGACGCTCGAGGCCTCCAAGGCGATGGCCGAGCTGTCCCTGCTCCCGGCCGTGCGCGCCGCCGCCCCCGACGCCCTCATCGTCGCCGACGGCACCTCCTGCCGCCACCAGATCGCCGACCTCTCGGGCCGCGCGGCGCTGCACTCCGCCCGCGTGCTGGACATGGCGCGCTCCTAGGGCCGTCATTGCGAGCGGAGCGAAGCAACCCAGGGGCGGCAGCAGGCGTCCTTCGAGCCCTGCGGCCCCTGGGTTGCTTCGCCTTCGGCTTGCAATGACGGCTGCGGGCGCGCTCGTAGCGCCGCCGCCCTCCCTTCTCCCGCTTGCGGGAGAAGGTGGCCCGACGAAGTCGGGTCGGATGACGGAGGTTCCAGCACAAGCTCTTGCTCGAGAGCCCTTCGCCCGACACCCCTCATCCGACCCCGCTTCGCGGGGCCACCTTCTCCCGCAAGCGGGAGAAGGAGAGGCCCTCGACACCGCCGCCCCCCTCATCGTCGCCGACGGCACCTCCTGCCGCCACAGATCGCCGACCTCGCCGGCCGCCGCCCGCATGCTGGACATGGCGCGCTCATCGGGCCGTCATTGCGAGCGAAGCGAAGCAACCCAGGGGCGGCAGCAGACATCCTTCGCGCCCTGCGGCCCTGGGTTGCTTCGCCTTCGGCTCGCAATGACGGCGGCGCCGTCACCCCCTCGACACCGCCGCCCCCTCGTGGCACTTGGCCGGCCATGTCCGACCTCGCTGCCCTCGAAGCTGAAACGCTTGCCGCCATCGCCGCCGCCGCCGACGAAGCCGCGCTCGACCAGGCGCGCGTCGCCGCGCTCGGCAAGAAGGGCGCGATCTCGGCCCTCCTCGCCACGCTGGGCAAGATGGCGCCCGACGAGCGCAAGGCACGCGGCGCCGAGATCAACGCGCTGAAGGACAAGGCCGTCGCCGCCTTCGACGCCCGCCGCGAGACGCTGCGCGAGGCGGCGCTCGAGGCGCGCCTTGCCGCCGAGACCGTCGACGTCACCCTGCCCGTCCGCGCGGGCCCGCTCGAGACCGGCCGCATCCACCCCATCACGCAGGTGATGGACGAGCTGTCGGTGATCTTCGCCGACATGGGCTTCTCGATCGCCGAGGGGCCGGACATCGAGAGCGACGACTTTAACTTCACCAAGCTGAACTTCCCGCCGGACCACCCGGCGCGGGAGATGCACGACACGTTCTTCTTCCCCGCCGGCGCCGACGGCACGCGCAAGCTGCTCCGCACCCACACGAGCCCCGTGCAAGTGCGCACCATGCTCGCCAAGGCGCCGCCGATCCGCGTGATCTGCCCCGGGCGCACCTACCGCTGCGACTCCGACCAGACGCACACGCCGATGTTCCACCAGGTCGAGGGGCTGGTGATCGACCGCAGCGCCGACATGGGCAACCTGAAGTGGGTGCTGGAGGAGTTCCTGAAGGCGTTCTTCGAGGTCGAGAGCGTGAAAATGCGCTTCCGCCCGAGCTACTTCCCCTTCACCGAGCCCTCGATGGAGGTCGACATCCAGTGCGCCCGCCGCGACGGCGAGATCCGCTTCGGCGAGGGCGAGGACTGGCTCGAGATCCTGGGCTGCGGCATGGTGCACCCGAACGTGCTGCGCAACTGCGGGATCGACCCCGACGTCTACCAGGGCTTCGCCTGGGGCATGGGCATCGACCGCATCGCCATGCTGAAGTACGGCATGCCGGACCTGCGTGCCTTCTTCGAGAGCGACATCCGCTGGCTGCGGCACTACGGCTTCAGGCCGCTCGATATCCCGAGCCTGGTGGCCGGGCTGACCTAAGGCTTCACGT
This Beijerinckiaceae bacterium RH AL1 DNA region includes the following protein-coding sequences:
- the pheS gene encoding phenylalanine tRNA synthetase, alpha subunit (ID:RHAL1_03467;~source:Prodigal:2.6); translation: MSDLAALEAETLAAIAAAADEAALDQARVAALGKKGAISALLATLGKMAPDERKARGAEINALKDKAVAAFDARRETLREAALEARLAAETVDVTLPVRAGPLETGRIHPITQVMDELSVIFADMGFSIAEGPDIESDDFNFTKLNFPPDHPAREMHDTFFFPAGADGTRKLLRTHTSPVQVRTMLAKAPPIRVICPGRTYRCDSDQTHTPMFHQVEGLVIDRSADMGNLKWVLEEFLKAFFEVESVKMRFRPSYFPFTEPSMEVDIQCARRDGEIRFGEGEDWLEILGCGMVHPNVLRNCGIDPDVYQGFAWGMGIDRIAMLKYGMPDLRAFFESDIRWLRHYGFRPLDIPSLVAGLT